A single window of Rhizobium sp. SL42 DNA harbors:
- the flgB gene encoding flagellar basal body rod protein FlgB, whose amino-acid sequence MNPIQLFELASRQAEWLSVRQQVVAGNIANASTPKYLAKDITPFSAVLDNTAMVQHMAVTQPGHMASNDISADNIDIEESELNDEIGIQESGNSVAISEELSKTGEIKRQHELNTSLMSSFHRMMLMTVKR is encoded by the coding sequence ATGAACCCAATCCAGTTGTTCGAGCTGGCTTCCCGACAGGCCGAATGGCTTTCGGTGCGTCAGCAGGTTGTGGCAGGCAATATCGCCAACGCCAGCACGCCCAAATATCTGGCTAAGGACATCACCCCGTTCAGCGCAGTGCTGGACAATACGGCGATGGTACAGCACATGGCCGTGACCCAGCCCGGTCATATGGCGTCGAACGATATCAGCGCCGACAATATCGACATCGAGGAGTCCGAGCTCAACGACGAGATTGGCATCCAGGAATCGGGCAACTCCGTCGCGATCTCTGAAGAATTGTCCAAGACCGGCGAGATCAAGCGTCAGCATGAGCTGAACACCTCGCTGATGAGTTCCTTCCATCGCATGATGTTGATGACGGTGAAACGCTGA
- the flgC gene encoding flagellar basal body rod protein FlgC, whose protein sequence is MTDPLSAALKIAGSGLEAQSTRMRIVSENIANARSTGDTPGADPYRRKTITFGSELDKVSGAQVIEVEKLGFDKSDFIEEYDPGNPAADERGVVKMPNVNVLIEMGDMRETNRTYEANLQTIKQTRDMISQTISLLKASQ, encoded by the coding sequence ATGACCGATCCTTTAAGTGCAGCCCTGAAAATTGCCGGCAGTGGTCTGGAAGCCCAGTCCACCCGCATGCGCATCGTTTCGGAAAACATCGCCAACGCGCGTTCGACCGGCGACACTCCCGGCGCCGATCCTTACCGCCGCAAGACCATCACCTTCGGCAGCGAGCTCGACAAGGTGTCCGGCGCGCAGGTGATCGAGGTCGAGAAGCTTGGCTTCGACAAGTCCGATTTCATCGAGGAATACGATCCGGGCAACCCGGCCGCCGATGAACGCGGCGTCGTCAAGATGCCGAACGTCAACGTGCTCATCGAAATGGGTGACATGCGCGAGACCAACCGAACCTATGAAGCCAATCTGCAGACCATCAAGCAGACGCGCGACATGATTTCCCAGACCATCTCACTGCTGAAGGCTTCGCAATGA
- a CDS encoding flagellar hook-basal body complex protein FliE — protein sequence MIDSISGVSAFSKSMGLDSLTTELSTFDMSTQGVATAGLTPGMSTGETFLSTLNSMATEAVGNLKQAEQTSFDGMTGKANTREVVDAVMSAEQSLQTAIAFRDKIVSAYLEITKMQI from the coding sequence ATGATTGATTCCATTTCCGGCGTAAGCGCATTTTCCAAGTCGATGGGTCTGGATTCGCTGACCACCGAACTCTCCACCTTTGACATGTCGACCCAGGGTGTTGCGACAGCCGGCCTCACGCCCGGCATGTCGACCGGCGAGACATTTCTTTCGACCCTCAACAGCATGGCCACCGAAGCCGTCGGCAACCTGAAGCAGGCCGAGCAGACCTCGTTCGATGGCATGACCGGCAAGGCGAACACCCGCGAGGTTGTCGACGCAGTGATGTCGGCTGAGCAATCGCTGCAGACCGCGATCGCCTTCCGCGACAAGATCGTCAGCGCCTATCTCGAAATCACGAAGATGCAGATTTAG
- the flgG gene encoding flagellar basal-body rod protein FlgG codes for MRALAIAATGMDAQQTNLEVIANNIANINTTGFKRARAEFTDLLYQTERAQGVPNRANQAIVPEGANIGLGVQTAAVRNIHTQGELTQTGNELDMSLVGRGWFQVESPDGTTLYSRSGAFNMNAEGQLVTIDGYLVTPQITIPQDASEVVISRTGQVQARIGNDSDYTDLGQLTIANFVNEAGLKPLGDNLVAETAASGEAIVGVPEDPGFGYIKQGYLESSNVDSVKEITDMISAQRAYEMNSKVIQTADEMAQIVSKNLK; via the coding sequence ATGAGAGCTCTTGCCATCGCAGCGACAGGTATGGACGCCCAGCAGACGAATCTGGAAGTCATCGCCAACAACATCGCCAACATCAACACCACCGGCTTCAAGCGGGCGCGTGCTGAATTTACCGACCTGCTGTACCAGACCGAACGCGCCCAGGGCGTGCCGAACCGCGCCAACCAGGCGATCGTGCCGGAAGGCGCCAATATCGGTCTCGGCGTGCAGACGGCTGCCGTCCGCAACATTCATACGCAGGGCGAACTGACCCAGACCGGCAACGAACTCGACATGTCGCTGGTCGGTCGCGGCTGGTTCCAGGTCGAATCGCCGGATGGCACAACCCTCTACAGCCGCTCGGGCGCATTCAACATGAACGCCGAGGGTCAGCTGGTCACCATCGACGGTTATCTCGTCACCCCGCAGATCACCATTCCGCAGGATGCCAGCGAAGTTGTCATCAGCCGCACCGGCCAGGTCCAGGCACGCATCGGCAACGATTCCGACTATACCGATCTCGGTCAGCTGACGATCGCGAACTTTGTCAACGAAGCCGGCCTGAAGCCGCTCGGCGACAACCTGGTGGCCGAGACGGCAGCCTCCGGCGAAGCGATCGTCGGCGTGCCGGAAGATCCGGGCTTTGGCTATATCAAGCAGGGTTACCTCGAATCGTCCAACGTCGATTCCGTCAAGGAAATCACGGACATGATCTCGGCACAGCGTGCCTACGAGATGAATTCCAAGGTCATCCAGACCGCCGACGAGATGGCTCAGATCGTCAGCAAGAACCTGAAGTAA
- the flgA gene encoding flagellar basal body P-ring formation chaperone FlgA encodes MKFRRKIGNAVRAVALATASVMGIGIGAALAQGTAVVPTQIIYPGETISAAQVNEVEVTNPNLTGGYARTKAEVVGMVSKRTLLPGRTIPTSGLREAFAIKRGASVRLTFAIGNMVISAAGTPMVDATVGEVIKVRNIDSGTIVTGTVMADGTVQVMAK; translated from the coding sequence ATGAAGTTTCGCCGGAAAATCGGGAATGCAGTTCGGGCTGTGGCGCTTGCCACAGCATCCGTCATGGGCATCGGCATCGGCGCGGCGCTTGCGCAGGGAACCGCTGTCGTCCCCACCCAGATCATCTATCCCGGCGAGACCATCTCGGCCGCGCAGGTCAACGAGGTCGAGGTGACCAACCCCAACCTGACCGGCGGTTATGCACGCACCAAGGCGGAAGTTGTCGGCATGGTATCGAAGCGCACGCTTCTGCCGGGCCGCACCATTCCGACCAGCGGCCTGCGCGAAGCCTTCGCCATCAAGCGCGGTGCCAGCGTTCGTCTGACTTTCGCCATTGGCAACATGGTGATCAGCGCCGCCGGCACGCCCATGGTCGATGCCACGGTCGGCGAGGTCATCAAGGTGCGCAACATTGATTCCGGCACGATCGTCACGGGTACGGTCATGGCCGATGGGACAGTACAGGTGATGGCGAAATGA
- a CDS encoding flagellar basal body P-ring protein FlgI, with amino-acid sequence MKLFASSRIALCVLALVLTPFEPAIAANSRIKDIASLQSGRDNQLIGYGLIVGLQGTGDSLRSSPFTDQSMRAMLQNLGISTQGGQSNAKNVAAVMVTANLPPFSSPGSRIDANVSSLGDSTSLRGGTLIMTSLTGADGQIYAVAQGSVIVSGFNAQGDAASVQEGITTSGRVPGGAIIERELPSKFKDSVNLVLQLRNPDFTTSLRIADTINAYAAANYGAPIAEARDSQEVVVQKPRTADLARLMADVENLVVATDSPAKVVINERTGTIVIGAEVRVSRVAVSYGTLTVQVTETPQVIQPEPFSRGETAVQEQTDIITQKTGDKVVIVDGPDLRTLVSGLNSIGVKPDGIIAILQGIKSAGALQAELVLQ; translated from the coding sequence ATGAAGTTGTTTGCATCATCACGGATTGCCCTGTGTGTGCTGGCTCTGGTGCTGACGCCGTTTGAGCCTGCCATTGCCGCCAATTCGCGCATCAAGGATATCGCATCCCTGCAGTCGGGACGCGACAATCAGCTGATCGGCTACGGCCTGATCGTCGGCTTGCAGGGCACTGGCGACAGCCTGCGTTCTTCGCCGTTTACCGATCAGTCGATGCGCGCCATGCTGCAGAACCTCGGCATCTCGACCCAGGGTGGCCAGTCCAACGCCAAGAACGTTGCTGCCGTCATGGTCACGGCAAACCTGCCGCCCTTTTCCAGCCCCGGTAGCCGCATCGATGCGAATGTCAGCTCGCTCGGCGATTCGACCTCGCTGCGCGGCGGCACGCTGATCATGACGTCGCTGACAGGCGCCGACGGCCAGATCTATGCCGTCGCCCAGGGCTCGGTCATCGTGTCCGGCTTCAATGCGCAAGGCGATGCTGCCTCCGTGCAGGAAGGCATCACCACCTCCGGACGCGTCCCCGGCGGTGCGATCATCGAGCGTGAGTTGCCATCCAAGTTCAAGGATTCGGTCAACCTAGTGCTGCAGCTGCGCAATCCCGACTTCACCACCTCCTTGCGCATCGCCGACACGATCAACGCCTATGCCGCCGCCAACTACGGCGCACCGATCGCCGAGGCGCGCGACAGCCAGGAAGTGGTCGTCCAGAAGCCGCGCACGGCCGATCTTGCCCGCCTGATGGCGGATGTCGAAAATCTGGTGGTCGCGACCGATTCTCCGGCCAAGGTCGTGATCAACGAGCGCACGGGCACGATCGTCATCGGCGCCGAGGTTCGTGTTTCGCGTGTTGCCGTGAGCTACGGAACGCTGACGGTCCAGGTCACGGAGACGCCACAGGTCATCCAGCCCGAGCCATTTTCACGCGGCGAGACCGCGGTGCAGGAACAGACCGACATCATCACGCAGAAGACCGGCGACAAGGTCGTGATCGTCGATGGTCCTGACCTGAGAACACTCGTCAGCGGTCTCAACAGCATCGGCGTGAAGCCGGACGGCATCATCGCCATCCTCCAGGGCATCAAGTCCGCCGGCGCCCTACAAGCGGAGCTTGTCCTGCAATGA
- a CDS encoding MotE family protein — protein MTQSRHFLSLPPILRNGLIVGAIAVLPVFADNAVGQQQPVNPSDAEIQQFCTGIADAARDQRYLLQKQELEKLQADVDSRIAVLETRRAEYEDWLSRRNEFMKQAEGQLIEIYKKMAPDAAAPQLEETNVILAAAIIMKLPPRQSSLILTEMQPDKAAKVAAIMSSAGDSTTSKDPS, from the coding sequence ATGACACAGTCCAGGCATTTTCTCTCGCTGCCTCCGATCCTGCGCAACGGCCTGATCGTCGGCGCCATCGCCGTCCTTCCGGTGTTTGCCGACAACGCCGTCGGCCAGCAGCAGCCGGTGAACCCGAGCGACGCCGAGATCCAGCAGTTCTGCACCGGGATCGCCGATGCCGCGCGCGACCAGCGCTATCTGTTGCAGAAGCAGGAACTGGAAAAGCTGCAGGCCGATGTCGACAGCCGCATTGCGGTTCTCGAAACCCGCCGGGCCGAATACGAAGACTGGCTGTCGCGCCGCAACGAATTCATGAAGCAGGCCGAAGGCCAGTTGATCGAGATTTACAAGAAGATGGCGCCGGATGCGGCAGCACCGCAGCTCGAGGAGACGAATGTCATCCTTGCTGCTGCGATCATCATGAAGCTGCCGCCGCGCCAGTCGAGCCTCATCCTTACTGAAATGCAGCCGGACAAGGCCGCCAAGGTCGCCGCGATCATGTCGAGTGCCGGTGATTCCACTACGTCGAAGGATCCATCATGA
- the flgH gene encoding flagellar basal body L-ring protein FlgH — MNKRSPALLAVLFLAGCQSQTVKEIGNAPAMSPIGSGLRFSQTPQMALYPKQPQATASGYSLWSDSQSALFKDARALNVGDILTVNIQINDKASFENETDRSRTNSSGLSWSTAVDLFGNEIPATTGDLSSGSDTSTQGKGSTERSEKLTLLVAAVVTGILENGNLLISGSQEVRVNHEIRILNVAGIVRPQDVDADNTISYERIAEARISYGGRGRLTEVQQPPVGQQVVDLFSPF; from the coding sequence ATGAACAAGCGTTCCCCGGCATTGCTGGCTGTTCTGTTTCTTGCCGGCTGCCAGAGCCAGACCGTCAAGGAAATCGGCAACGCACCTGCGATGAGCCCGATCGGATCCGGCTTGCGTTTCAGCCAGACGCCGCAGATGGCCCTGTATCCCAAGCAACCGCAGGCGACTGCCAGCGGCTATTCGCTGTGGAGCGACAGCCAGTCGGCCCTGTTCAAGGATGCCCGCGCCCTCAACGTCGGCGACATCCTGACGGTAAACATCCAGATCAACGACAAGGCGTCGTTCGAAAACGAAACCGATCGCAGCCGCACCAATTCGAGCGGTCTGAGCTGGTCGACGGCCGTTGATCTGTTCGGCAACGAGATCCCGGCGACCACCGGTGACCTGAGCTCCGGTTCCGACACCAGCACCCAAGGCAAGGGCTCCACCGAGCGCTCGGAAAAGCTGACCCTGCTGGTTGCAGCCGTCGTCACCGGTATCCTTGAAAACGGAAATCTGCTGATCAGCGGTTCGCAGGAAGTGCGCGTCAATCACGAGATCCGCATTCTCAACGTCGCCGGTATCGTGCGACCGCAGGATGTCGATGCCGACAACACGATTTCCTACGAGCGCATCGCCGAGGCACGCATCTCCTACGGTGGCCGCGGCCGCCTGACCGAAGTGCAGCAGCCGCCCGTCGGCCAGCAGGTAGTCGATCTGTTCTCGCCGTTCTGA
- a CDS encoding flagellar basal body-associated FliL family protein, whose product MEQNEEPTGKKKSGLMTLLVPLVVLTVAGGGGGWVIGNMLAPQVKQSEDAAKAAEAAPAAGHGEAKKEEGLPKIATEANGIVQLEPITTNLAYPSENWIRLELALMFNGAPDVKIAEDVHQDIMAYLRTVSLQQVEGPRGFQYLKDDIQERVDLRSEGRVSKVMFRTFVIE is encoded by the coding sequence ATGGAACAAAACGAAGAGCCCACAGGCAAGAAGAAATCCGGCCTCATGACACTGCTCGTGCCGCTGGTCGTGCTGACCGTCGCAGGCGGCGGCGGCGGCTGGGTCATCGGCAACATGCTGGCACCGCAGGTGAAACAGTCGGAAGATGCGGCAAAGGCAGCCGAGGCCGCGCCGGCCGCCGGCCATGGCGAGGCAAAGAAGGAAGAGGGACTTCCCAAGATTGCCACCGAAGCCAATGGCATCGTTCAGCTGGAGCCGATCACGACCAATCTCGCATACCCGTCGGAAAACTGGATCCGGCTGGAACTTGCCCTGATGTTCAACGGCGCGCCCGACGTCAAGATTGCCGAAGACGTGCATCAGGACATCATGGCCTATCTCAGAACCGTCTCGTTGCAACAGGTCGAAGGACCGCGCGGCTTCCAATATCTCAAGGATGACATCCAGGAGCGTGTTGACCTACGCTCCGAAGGGCGCGTATCGAAGGTGATGTTCAGGACGTTTGTGATCGAATGA
- the fliP gene encoding flagellar type III secretion system pore protein FliP (The bacterial flagellar biogenesis protein FliP forms a type III secretion system (T3SS)-type pore required for flagellar assembly.) produces the protein MIRFFLVAAVMMMAPEIAHAQQFPTEIFNTPIDGSVAAWIIRTFGLLTILSVAPGILIMVTSFPRFLIAFSILRSGMGLATTPSNMILTSMALFMTFYVMAPTMDQSWRTGVQPLLANQINEAEAVALIAEPFRTFMTANTRDKDLRLFVDIANERGQATVTGDKVDYRVLVPAFMLSEIRRGFEIGFLIVLPFLVIDMVVATITMAMGMMMLPPTSISLPFKILFFVLIDGWNLLVGSLVRSFV, from the coding sequence ATGATTCGATTTTTCCTTGTTGCCGCTGTCATGATGATGGCGCCGGAAATTGCGCATGCGCAGCAGTTTCCGACGGAGATCTTCAACACGCCGATCGATGGGTCGGTGGCGGCCTGGATTATCCGTACCTTTGGTCTGTTGACCATCCTGTCGGTTGCCCCTGGCATCCTGATCATGGTCACCAGCTTCCCGCGCTTCCTGATCGCCTTTTCGATCCTGCGCTCGGGCATGGGGCTTGCGACAACCCCCTCCAACATGATCCTCACCAGCATGGCGCTGTTCATGACCTTCTATGTCATGGCACCGACCATGGATCAGTCCTGGCGCACCGGCGTCCAGCCGCTGTTGGCGAACCAGATCAATGAGGCCGAGGCGGTGGCGCTGATTGCCGAGCCCTTCCGCACCTTCATGACGGCCAATACCCGTGACAAGGATCTGCGGCTGTTCGTCGATATCGCCAATGAACGCGGCCAGGCCACGGTTACAGGCGACAAGGTCGACTACCGCGTGCTCGTTCCGGCTTTCATGCTGTCGGAAATCCGTCGTGGCTTCGAGATCGGCTTTCTGATCGTTCTGCCCTTCCTCGTCATCGATATGGTGGTCGCCACGATCACCATGGCCATGGGCATGATGATGCTGCCCCCGACCTCGATTTCGCTGCCTTTCAAGATCCTGTTTTTCGTCCTGATTGACGGCTGGAACCTGCTCGTCGGCAGCCTCGTGCGCTCCTTCGTCTGA
- a CDS encoding flagellin N-terminal helical domain-containing protein yields MASILTNTNAMSALSTLRSISSNMEATQNAISTGKSVASASDNAAYWSISTTMKSDNMALGAVSDALGLGAAKVDTAYAGMDAAIDVVTEIKAKLVAAKEQGVDKEKIQEEISQLQEQLTSIAESASFNGQNWLANEGGDVTVITGFVRAADNTVTVKSSTITLDDTNMLFSADAAGVIDEATGILGANGTASSSSIVGFEIDNDTDSDTLDNLLTDVETALTSMVSAGATLGSLSSRIDLQSEFADKLSDAVETGIGRLVDADMNEESTRLKALQTQQQLAIQALSIANSDSQNILSLFR; encoded by the coding sequence ATGGCCAGCATTCTGACCAACACCAATGCTATGTCTGCTCTTTCCACGCTGCGTTCGATCTCTTCCAACATGGAAGCGACACAGAACGCGATCTCCACGGGCAAGAGCGTTGCATCCGCCTCCGACAACGCTGCTTACTGGTCGATCTCGACCACGATGAAGTCCGACAACATGGCTCTCGGCGCTGTCTCCGACGCGCTCGGCCTCGGCGCTGCCAAGGTTGATACTGCCTATGCCGGTATGGACGCAGCAATCGACGTCGTAACGGAAATCAAGGCAAAGCTCGTCGCCGCCAAGGAACAGGGTGTCGACAAGGAAAAGATCCAGGAAGAAATCTCGCAGCTTCAGGAGCAGCTGACCTCGATCGCTGAATCCGCTTCGTTCAACGGCCAGAATTGGCTGGCGAATGAAGGTGGCGACGTGACTGTCATCACCGGCTTCGTCCGCGCTGCTGACAACACGGTCACGGTCAAGTCGAGCACGATCACGCTTGACGACACCAACATGCTGTTCAGCGCTGACGCAGCTGGCGTTATCGACGAAGCAACCGGCATCCTGGGCGCGAACGGCACTGCCTCGTCGTCGAGCATCGTCGGCTTCGAAATCGACAACGACACCGACTCCGACACGCTCGACAACCTGCTCACGGACGTTGAAACCGCTCTGACCAGCATGGTCAGCGCCGGCGCGACGCTCGGCTCGCTGTCCAGCCGTATCGATCTGCAGTCGGAGTTTGCCGACAAGCTGTCCGACGCCGTCGAAACCGGTATCGGCCGTCTGGTTGACGCCGACATGAACGAAGAATCGACCCGCCTGAAGGCTCTGCAGACGCAGCAGCAGCTGGCGATCCAGGCTCTGTCGATCGCCAACAGCGACTCGCAGAACATCCTGTCGCTCTTCCGTTAA
- a CDS encoding flagellin N-terminal helical domain-containing protein, whose translation MTSILTNVAAMSALSTLRSISSGMEETQSRVSSGERVGEASDNAAYWSIATTMKSDNMALSAVSDALGLGASKVDTAYAGMEAAIDVVKEIKAKLVTATEEGVDKAKVQEEISQLQGQLMSIAESASFSGENWIAGGTDTATTPADVTVVSGFVRDANNNVSVKTTSYTLDANTPGSMTMLFGGDGNGAIDDATGILGTVGGDWSTTDFDSSTAGVDGATGAVAGMSVYNLDINGFSNVDMAEALTLVDAALANMTSSGADLGSISTRIELQEDFVSTLSDSLDSGIGRLVDADMNEESTRLKALQTQQQLAVQSLSIANSSSEVILSLFR comes from the coding sequence ATGACGAGCATTTTGACAAACGTCGCCGCAATGTCGGCGCTCTCCACCCTGCGCTCTATCAGCAGCGGCATGGAAGAAACACAGTCGCGCGTTTCCTCCGGCGAGCGCGTCGGCGAAGCATCTGACAACGCAGCTTACTGGTCGATCGCAACGACCATGAAGTCCGACAACATGGCCCTCTCGGCTGTCTCCGACGCCCTCGGCCTCGGCGCCTCCAAGGTCGATACCGCTTATGCCGGTATGGAAGCCGCCATCGACGTCGTGAAGGAAATCAAGGCCAAGCTCGTAACGGCGACTGAAGAAGGCGTCGACAAGGCCAAGGTTCAGGAAGAGATCTCGCAGCTGCAGGGCCAGCTGATGTCGATCGCTGAATCCGCTTCGTTCAGCGGTGAGAACTGGATCGCTGGCGGTACGGACACTGCCACCACTCCGGCAGACGTCACGGTCGTTTCCGGCTTCGTCCGCGACGCCAACAACAACGTTTCCGTCAAGACCACCAGCTACACGCTTGATGCCAACACCCCAGGTAGCATGACAATGCTGTTCGGCGGCGATGGCAACGGTGCAATTGACGATGCAACCGGCATCCTCGGCACCGTCGGTGGCGATTGGTCGACAACAGACTTCGACAGCTCTACCGCAGGTGTTGACGGTGCCACGGGCGCTGTTGCCGGCATGTCAGTCTACAACCTGGATATTAACGGCTTCTCCAACGTCGATATGGCGGAAGCTTTGACCCTGGTAGACGCGGCGCTTGCAAACATGACGAGCTCCGGCGCAGACTTGGGTTCGATCTCCACTCGCATCGAACTGCAGGAAGACTTTGTTTCCACGCTCTCGGACTCGCTGGATAGCGGTATCGGCCGTCTGGTTGACGCCGACATGAACGAAGAATCGACCCGCCTGAAGGCTCTGCAGACGCAGCAGCAGCTGGCTGTTCAGTCGCTCTCGATCGCCAACTCTTCTTCGGAAGTCATCCTGTCGCTCTTCCGTTAA